GCCATCATCCGCGGCGCGGGCATCAACAACGACGGCAAGAGCGAGGGGCCGATGACCCCGCGCCTCGAGGGCCAGGTGGCGGCGCTGGCCCAGGCCTACGCCGACGCCGGGGTGGCCCCCGACACCATCG
This genomic stretch from Phosphitispora fastidiosa harbors:
- a CDS encoding beta-ketoacyl synthase N-terminal-like domain-containing protein yields the protein ACRPFDAAADGFVLGEGVGVVVLKRLEDALRDGDRVYAIIRGAGINNDGKSEGPMTPRLEGQVAALAQAYADAGVAPDTI